In Euwallacea fornicatus isolate EFF26 chromosome 2, ASM4011564v1, whole genome shotgun sequence, one genomic interval encodes:
- the cyst gene encoding rho guanine nucleotide exchange factor 18 isoform X5: MEKDQEVLLSVSSDECGGSGGEADSDEDVVTDYHSAAAYEAAMLPGNTTAAAPRPPAGPLPTISVTPHSPAAAPKTYAVLEDSLQQVRELHESVQLMRNATASGGGYSHNSREFAAFALNPLLAQVARLSSSCPVLNEAGHEPETFGGSLGSSPLHLPPSRKGSGAQDWLSQPETQRRKSWTALEDLSGTGKMGKHARQRSISLSSMESEADESSLIDNVDGSTVRLLGPEAPVVIRHRTRVSTGGASTHSLNEADLQVFAEIRPRARPFANNGRFQNDFNKIKAKREAEQMRLLPQRLPLQKSVSTPSIIAVRDLAPEPALSGAQPTLPIIPYDRHSEKRRKRGSLFFRKKKDKTKKISSHQWVSASYGSCQICDVCAKPLSNKPALYCETCGTTVHQNTCKDNILECINVKIKSAKSTSKLTGFGVPLGAVRHPSSKRGSGSAPNSVTPTRRSQPGYSPWRRVATKLGVNQILYDDKDGHHDHHDGTSFADDVALVQSEFLSDTTVTASDLCTDLSLGLHESEPDTWSRFVGKEIAGKLKGKDEVKRQEHIYELILTEKHHCMTLLVMQKIFVEGLQKYFNLGPNLERMFPRLADLIELHLGLLSRLRHRQREGPVVSSVADILLEQFSREHAAKLKSVYGEFCSRNRDAQEIYKFYEQQDPRFGEFVKHCQTNPLLKKKGFCECILFVTHRLTKYPLIIDAMIKTSKDNRDEQDTLKKAKSLINAILVEVNSQVAEKEKEDRKLDIYHRIDAKSFTVHRGHKFKKSDILQGNRSLKFEGVATLMRGQQKMQVVLVIVLTDVLFFLQENTNKYSFFTPDNKAGVVSLQKLLVREKAGQDSKGIYLISSNPADPEMFELKVHKPKDKQEWIKAIREAVQCCPEEEEDPSTMSAEDRQGLLNAKQHEVRNLIEADADLEALLRQNDIEQALLLEEKMALQLKLLAASGLEPPSPPTYRHLVSESADTGQMWKEVLTAVQEVSQLASSLYATGTSLSRSVSSAGEHQSDTYVSPILPKRAETFGGFDNNQQGSMLKSQGKKLSTSGATPAGTPDYENLKPGDSRLFERLPYRNCVISGKPVINGSLSTTTSGELPVTSANAGGPPDAPALLSLGREQQYAAIQLSHYVYTLLCIISQLMTTNGSLQAQMSSVKGADKLYRHNQQLEELRNLQDKLSGEKASWAATKEQEEKELEEKRQELVRLQEQIRVEQNDISQQREQLYRKMEVLSSQGLLISPNVAFPPMAGPTDDSSKDSSEDSSPQSSDTSSAASSATQGSSLTHSASTVDKRAKESKWCKGTNQPKQHLPLNLISATNQQKVSQNLPIKQQIPLKLVSRLSTGSGADSPKQTGPQQILPLKLSQDEKIRRTSTSGYQRLSENSFSPPSEENTPTTTVAPVHSRTGSSPAMMQQSPPSSGGSSGHGHSPTAASKAATRTNTYPKFPEKFKVRGEQPPPQDEEVIYF; the protein is encoded by the exons ATGGAAAAGGATCAGGAAGTGCTGCTTTCTGTGTCATCAG ATGAATGCGGCGGAAGCGGTGGCGAGGCTGATAGCGACGAGGACGTGGTCACTGACTACCACTCAGCAGCCGCCTACGAAGCCGCCATGTTGCCGGGAAACACTACGGCAGCTGCCCCCCGGCCGCCTGCCGGTCCTCTTCCCACCATCAGCGTCACGCCGCATTCGCCGGCCGCCGCCCCCAAGACTTATGCCGTGCTGGAGGATAGCCTTCAGCAGGTGCGCGAGCTGCACGAGTCTGTGCAACTTATGAGGAACGCCACTGCTTCAGGAGGAG gcTATTCGCATAATTCGAGAGAATTCGCGGCGTTCGCTTTGAATCCCCTGCTCGCGCAGGTTGCCCGACTGAGTTCGAGCTGTCCGGTGTTGAACGAGGCTGGACACGAGCCTGAGACGTTCGGCGGCTCGCTGGGTTCTTCCCCGCTGCACCTGCCGCCCAGTAGAAAGGGTAGCG GTGCCCAGGATTGGTTGTCGCAACCGGAGACCCAAAGGCGGAAATCATGGACCGCCTTGGAAGACTTGTCAGGCACTGGGAAGATGGGCAAACACGCTAGACAGAGAAG CATTTCCTTGAGCTCGATGGAATCGGAAGCGGACGAGTCTTCGTTAATCGACAACGTGGATGGGAGCACGGTACGCCTACTGGGGCCAGAGGCACCAGTGGTCATCCGCCATCGTACACGGGTTTCTACAGGGGGCGCCAGCACTCATTCTCTCAACGAGGCCGATTTGCAGGTTTTCGCCGAAATCCGTCCACGAGCACGCCCTTTCGCTAATAACGGGCGGTTTCAGAACGACTTTAATAAGATCAAAGCGAAGCGGGAAGCGGAACAAATGCGGCTGCTCCCGCAGCGGCTGCCGCTGCAAAAGTCGGTGTCTACCCCGTCGATCATAGCGGTGAGGGATTTAGCACCGGAGCCGGCTTTGAGCGGTGCGCAGCCCACTTTACCCAT CATCCCGTATGACAGGCACTCGGAGAAGAGACGCAAGCGTGGCAGCCTGTTCTTTAGGAAGAAGAAG gacaaaaccaaaaaaatttcttctcaTCAGTGGGTGTCGGCCTCTTACGGCTCCTGTCAAATCTGCGATGTCTGTGCAAAACCTCTAAGCAATAAGCCCGCCCTGTATTGTGAAA CTTGCGGGACTACCGTTCACCAAAACACCTGTAAAGACAATATTTTAGAAtgtataaatgtaaaaataaaaagtgccAAG AGCACGAGCAAATTGACCGGTTTCGGAGTGCCCCTGGGGGCAGTCAGGCACCCCTCTTCTAAGCGGGGGTCAGGCTCAGCCCCCAATTCTGTGACTCCCACCAG GAGGAGCCAACCGGGCTATTCGCCGTGGCGCAGAGTCGCCACCAAACTGGGAGTGAA CCAAATCCTGTACGACGATAAAGATGGACATCACGACCATCACGACGGTACCAG CTTCGCAGATGATGTGGCCTTAGTACAATCGGAGTTTCTTTCGGACACCACCGTAACAGCGTCAGATTTGTGTACAGATTTAAGTTTGGGCTTACATGAGTCCGAGCCAGATACTTGGTCTCGGTTCGTGGGGAAAGAAATAGCCGgaaaattaaaaggaaaagaCGAAGTTAAGCGCCAAGAACACATCTACGAGCTCATCCTCACCGAGAAGCATCATTGTATGACGTTATTGGTCATGCAGAAG ATCTTTGTAGAAGGACTGCAGAAATACTTTAATTTGGGACCGAATTTAGAGCGTATGTTCCCAAGATTGGCAGATTTGATCGAGCTGCATTTGGGCCTGTTATCTAGGCTGCGGCATAGGCAGAGGGAGGGACCGGTTGTCAGTTCTGTCGCTGATATTTTGTTGGAACAATTTTCTAGGGAACATGCAGCGAAGCTGAAATCGGTTTATG GCGAATTTTGTAGCCGAAATCGCGATGCCCAGGAAATATACAAATTCTATGAACAACAAGATCCCCGTTTCGGCGAATTTGTTAAGCACTGCCAGACCAATCCACTGTTAAAAAAGAAGGGATTCTGCGAGTGCATTCTCTTCGTCACACATCGACTCACCAAATACCCACTGATCATTGACGCCATGATCAAGACCAGTAAGGACAATCGTGACGAACAGGATACTCTTAAAAAAGCCAAATCTCTGATTAACGCGATTTTGGTGGAAGTGAATTCGCAGGTGGCggagaaagagaaagaagaTCGTAAACTGGACATTTACCATCGTATCGATGCCAAATCGTTCACGGTACATCGGGGACACAAATTCAAGAAATCGGATATATTGCAGGGCAACCGTTCATTGAAATTCGAGGGCGTCGCTACGCTCATGCGTGGGCAACAGAAGATGCAGGTGGTGCTCGTTATCGTGCTTACagacgtactatttttcttgcaagagAACACAAACAAATACTCATTTTTTACTCCTGATAATAAG GCGGGAGTAGTTTCCTTACAAAAGCTTTTAGTGCGAGAGAAGGCGGGTCAAGACTCTAAGGGAATTTATCTGATCTCTTCAAATCCTGCAGACCCTGAGATGTTCGAGCTCAAAGTGCATAAGCCTAAAGATAAGCAGGAGTGGATTAAAGCAATTAG GGAGGCTGTGCAGTGTTGTCccgaagaagaagaagatcCGTCAACGATGAGCGCAGAAGACCGCCAAGGACTGCTCAACGCCAAGCAACATGAAGTAAGGAATTTGATCG AAGCCGACGCGGACTTGGAAG CCTTACTACGGCAAAACGACATCGAGCAGGCACTACTGCTGGAGGAAAAGATGGCACTGCAGCTTAAATTATTGGCTGCGTCCGGCTTGGAGCCACCATCGCCGCCCACCTATCGCCATCTGGTGAGCGAGAGCGCTGATACCGGGCAAATGTGGAAGGAGGTTCTCACTGCTGTGCAG GAGGTCAGCCAGTTGGCCAGTTCGCTCTACGCCACCGGTACGAGTTTGTCGCGCAGCGTTAGTTCGGCCGGAGAGCACCAGAGCGATACATACGTGTCTCCTATCCTGCCCAAGAGGGCAGAAACCTTTGGGGGGTTCGACAACAACCAGCAGGGTTCTATGCTCAAATCCCAGGGTAAAAAGCTGAGCACGTCGGGGGCAACCCCTGCTGGCACTCCCGATTACGAAAACTTGAAGCCCGGAGATTCAAGACTGTTT GAACGGTTGCCTTATAGAAACTGTGTGATATCCGGAAAACCGGTGATAAACGGTTCGCTTTCGACGACTACGAGCGGTGAATTGCCGGTGACTTCTGCAAATGCGGGGGGTCCTCCGGACGCACCCGCGCTTCTTTCCTTGGGCCGCGAGCAGCAATACGCGGCTATCCAGCTCAGTCATTATGTATACACGTTACTGTGCATTATTTCACAGCTGATGACTACGAACGGCAG TCTGCAGGCGCAGATGTCTAGTGTGAAAGGTGCGGACAAGCTCTACCGACACAACCAGCAACTGGAGGAGCTCCGTAATTTGCAGGACAAGTTGAGCGGCGAAAAGGCATCCTGGGCGGCCACCAAGGAACAAGAGGAGAAAGAGCTGGAGGAAAAGCGACAAGAGTTGGTGCGCTTACAG GAACAAATTCGGGTGGAACAGAATGATATCTCCCAACAACGCGAGCAGCTTTACCGTAAAATGGAAGTCCTGTCCAGCCAGGGCTTACTCATATCTCCGAATGTGGCTTTTCCTCCGATGGCGGGACCCACGGACGATAGTAGTAAAGACAGCTCTGAGGATAGCAGTCCGCAGTCGTCAGACACTTCATCGGCAGCTTCATCTGCAACACAGGGTAGTTCTCTTACCCACTCAGCCTCCACTGTGGACAAACGAGCTAAGGAGAGTAAATGGTGCAAAG GTACCAATCAGCCAAAGCAGCATTTGCCGCTCAACCTCATCTCCGCCACCAACCAACAGAAGGTGTCCCAGAACCTGCCTATCAAACAACAAATTCCGTTGAAACTAGTCTCTAGGCTCAGCACGGGAAGTGGTGCCGATTCGCCTAAACAAACAGGTCCGCAGCAAATTCTACCTTTGAAGCTTAGCCAGGACGAGAAAATCCGACGCACCAGCACTTCCGGTTACCAGAGACTGTCCGAGAATAGTTT
- the cyst gene encoding rho guanine nucleotide exchange factor 18 isoform X4, producing MEKDQEVLLSVSSDECGGSGGEADSDEDVVTDYHSAAAYEAAMLPGNTTAAAPRPPAGPLPTISVTPHSPAAAPKTYAVLEDSLQQVRELHESVQLMRNATASGGGYSHNSREFAAFALNPLLAQVARLSSSCPVLNEAGHEPETFGGSLGSSPLHLPPSRKGSGAQDWLSQPETQRRKSWTALEDLSGTGKMGKHARQRSISLSSMESEADESSLIDNVDGSTVRLLGPEAPVVIRHRTRVSTGGASTHSLNEADLQNDFNKIKAKREAEQMRLLPQRLPLQKSVSTPSIIAVRDLAPEPALSGAQPTLPMGRPSGTESETEEEGSRSGHLPHYDGRYKQHLHDIPYDRHSEKRRKRGSLFFRKKKDKTKKISSHQWVSASYGSCQICDVCAKPLSNKPALYCETCGTTVHQNTCKDNILECINVKIKSAKSTSKLTGFGVPLGAVRHPSSKRGSGSAPNSVTPTRRSQPGYSPWRRVATKLGVNQILYDDKDGHHDHHDGTSFADDVALVQSEFLSDTTVTASDLCTDLSLGLHESEPDTWSRFVGKEIAGKLKGKDEVKRQEHIYELILTEKHHCMTLLVMQKIFVEGLQKYFNLGPNLERMFPRLADLIELHLGLLSRLRHRQREGPVVSSVADILLEQFSREHAAKLKSVYGEFCSRNRDAQEIYKFYEQQDPRFGEFVKHCQTNPLLKKKGFCECILFVTHRLTKYPLIIDAMIKTSKDNRDEQDTLKKAKSLINAILVEVNSQVAEKEKEDRKLDIYHRIDAKSFTVHRGHKFKKSDILQGNRSLKFEGVATLMRGQQKMQVVLVIVLTDVLFFLQENTNKYSFFTPDNKAGVVSLQKLLVREKAGQDSKGIYLISSNPADPEMFELKVHKPKDKQEWIKAIREAVQCCPEEEEDPSTMSAEDRQGLLNAKQHEVRNLIEADADLEALLRQNDIEQALLLEEKMALQLKLLAASGLEPPSPPTYRHLVSESADTGQMWKEVLTAVQEVSQLASSLYATGTSLSRSVSSAGEHQSDTYVSPILPKRAETFGGFDNNQQGSMLKSQGKKLSTSGATPAGTPDYENLKPGDSRLFERLPYRNCVISGKPVINGSLSTTTSGELPVTSANAGGPPDAPALLSLGREQQYAAIQLSHYVYTLLCIISQLMTTNGSLQAQMSSVKGADKLYRHNQQLEELRNLQDKLSGEKASWAATKEQEEKELEEKRQELVRLQEQIRVEQNDISQQREQLYRKMEVLSSQGLLISPNVAFPPMAGPTDDSSKDSSEDSSPQSSDTSSAASSATQGSSLTHSASTVDKRAKESKWCKGTNQPKQHLPLNLISATNQQKVSQNLPIKQQIPLKLVSRLSTGSGADSPKQTGPQQILPLKLSQDEKIRRTSTSGYQRLSENSFSPPSEENTPTTTVAPVHSRTGSSPAMMQQSPPSSGGSSGHGHSPTAASKAATRTNTYPKFPEKFKVRGEQPPPQDEEVIYF from the exons ATGGAAAAGGATCAGGAAGTGCTGCTTTCTGTGTCATCAG ATGAATGCGGCGGAAGCGGTGGCGAGGCTGATAGCGACGAGGACGTGGTCACTGACTACCACTCAGCAGCCGCCTACGAAGCCGCCATGTTGCCGGGAAACACTACGGCAGCTGCCCCCCGGCCGCCTGCCGGTCCTCTTCCCACCATCAGCGTCACGCCGCATTCGCCGGCCGCCGCCCCCAAGACTTATGCCGTGCTGGAGGATAGCCTTCAGCAGGTGCGCGAGCTGCACGAGTCTGTGCAACTTATGAGGAACGCCACTGCTTCAGGAGGAG gcTATTCGCATAATTCGAGAGAATTCGCGGCGTTCGCTTTGAATCCCCTGCTCGCGCAGGTTGCCCGACTGAGTTCGAGCTGTCCGGTGTTGAACGAGGCTGGACACGAGCCTGAGACGTTCGGCGGCTCGCTGGGTTCTTCCCCGCTGCACCTGCCGCCCAGTAGAAAGGGTAGCG GTGCCCAGGATTGGTTGTCGCAACCGGAGACCCAAAGGCGGAAATCATGGACCGCCTTGGAAGACTTGTCAGGCACTGGGAAGATGGGCAAACACGCTAGACAGAGAAG CATTTCCTTGAGCTCGATGGAATCGGAAGCGGACGAGTCTTCGTTAATCGACAACGTGGATGGGAGCACGGTACGCCTACTGGGGCCAGAGGCACCAGTGGTCATCCGCCATCGTACACGGGTTTCTACAGGGGGCGCCAGCACTCATTCTCTCAACGAGGCCGATTTGCAG AACGACTTTAATAAGATCAAAGCGAAGCGGGAAGCGGAACAAATGCGGCTGCTCCCGCAGCGGCTGCCGCTGCAAAAGTCGGTGTCTACCCCGTCGATCATAGCGGTGAGGGATTTAGCACCGGAGCCGGCTTTGAGCGGTGCGCAGCCCACTTTACCCAT GGGCAGACCGAGCGGCACCGAGAGCGAGACTGAGGAAGAGGGCAGCCGTTCGGGGCACTTGCCGCACTACGACGGCCGCTACAAGCAGCATCTCCACGA CATCCCGTATGACAGGCACTCGGAGAAGAGACGCAAGCGTGGCAGCCTGTTCTTTAGGAAGAAGAAG gacaaaaccaaaaaaatttcttctcaTCAGTGGGTGTCGGCCTCTTACGGCTCCTGTCAAATCTGCGATGTCTGTGCAAAACCTCTAAGCAATAAGCCCGCCCTGTATTGTGAAA CTTGCGGGACTACCGTTCACCAAAACACCTGTAAAGACAATATTTTAGAAtgtataaatgtaaaaataaaaagtgccAAG AGCACGAGCAAATTGACCGGTTTCGGAGTGCCCCTGGGGGCAGTCAGGCACCCCTCTTCTAAGCGGGGGTCAGGCTCAGCCCCCAATTCTGTGACTCCCACCAG GAGGAGCCAACCGGGCTATTCGCCGTGGCGCAGAGTCGCCACCAAACTGGGAGTGAA CCAAATCCTGTACGACGATAAAGATGGACATCACGACCATCACGACGGTACCAG CTTCGCAGATGATGTGGCCTTAGTACAATCGGAGTTTCTTTCGGACACCACCGTAACAGCGTCAGATTTGTGTACAGATTTAAGTTTGGGCTTACATGAGTCCGAGCCAGATACTTGGTCTCGGTTCGTGGGGAAAGAAATAGCCGgaaaattaaaaggaaaagaCGAAGTTAAGCGCCAAGAACACATCTACGAGCTCATCCTCACCGAGAAGCATCATTGTATGACGTTATTGGTCATGCAGAAG ATCTTTGTAGAAGGACTGCAGAAATACTTTAATTTGGGACCGAATTTAGAGCGTATGTTCCCAAGATTGGCAGATTTGATCGAGCTGCATTTGGGCCTGTTATCTAGGCTGCGGCATAGGCAGAGGGAGGGACCGGTTGTCAGTTCTGTCGCTGATATTTTGTTGGAACAATTTTCTAGGGAACATGCAGCGAAGCTGAAATCGGTTTATG GCGAATTTTGTAGCCGAAATCGCGATGCCCAGGAAATATACAAATTCTATGAACAACAAGATCCCCGTTTCGGCGAATTTGTTAAGCACTGCCAGACCAATCCACTGTTAAAAAAGAAGGGATTCTGCGAGTGCATTCTCTTCGTCACACATCGACTCACCAAATACCCACTGATCATTGACGCCATGATCAAGACCAGTAAGGACAATCGTGACGAACAGGATACTCTTAAAAAAGCCAAATCTCTGATTAACGCGATTTTGGTGGAAGTGAATTCGCAGGTGGCggagaaagagaaagaagaTCGTAAACTGGACATTTACCATCGTATCGATGCCAAATCGTTCACGGTACATCGGGGACACAAATTCAAGAAATCGGATATATTGCAGGGCAACCGTTCATTGAAATTCGAGGGCGTCGCTACGCTCATGCGTGGGCAACAGAAGATGCAGGTGGTGCTCGTTATCGTGCTTACagacgtactatttttcttgcaagagAACACAAACAAATACTCATTTTTTACTCCTGATAATAAG GCGGGAGTAGTTTCCTTACAAAAGCTTTTAGTGCGAGAGAAGGCGGGTCAAGACTCTAAGGGAATTTATCTGATCTCTTCAAATCCTGCAGACCCTGAGATGTTCGAGCTCAAAGTGCATAAGCCTAAAGATAAGCAGGAGTGGATTAAAGCAATTAG GGAGGCTGTGCAGTGTTGTCccgaagaagaagaagatcCGTCAACGATGAGCGCAGAAGACCGCCAAGGACTGCTCAACGCCAAGCAACATGAAGTAAGGAATTTGATCG AAGCCGACGCGGACTTGGAAG CCTTACTACGGCAAAACGACATCGAGCAGGCACTACTGCTGGAGGAAAAGATGGCACTGCAGCTTAAATTATTGGCTGCGTCCGGCTTGGAGCCACCATCGCCGCCCACCTATCGCCATCTGGTGAGCGAGAGCGCTGATACCGGGCAAATGTGGAAGGAGGTTCTCACTGCTGTGCAG GAGGTCAGCCAGTTGGCCAGTTCGCTCTACGCCACCGGTACGAGTTTGTCGCGCAGCGTTAGTTCGGCCGGAGAGCACCAGAGCGATACATACGTGTCTCCTATCCTGCCCAAGAGGGCAGAAACCTTTGGGGGGTTCGACAACAACCAGCAGGGTTCTATGCTCAAATCCCAGGGTAAAAAGCTGAGCACGTCGGGGGCAACCCCTGCTGGCACTCCCGATTACGAAAACTTGAAGCCCGGAGATTCAAGACTGTTT GAACGGTTGCCTTATAGAAACTGTGTGATATCCGGAAAACCGGTGATAAACGGTTCGCTTTCGACGACTACGAGCGGTGAATTGCCGGTGACTTCTGCAAATGCGGGGGGTCCTCCGGACGCACCCGCGCTTCTTTCCTTGGGCCGCGAGCAGCAATACGCGGCTATCCAGCTCAGTCATTATGTATACACGTTACTGTGCATTATTTCACAGCTGATGACTACGAACGGCAG TCTGCAGGCGCAGATGTCTAGTGTGAAAGGTGCGGACAAGCTCTACCGACACAACCAGCAACTGGAGGAGCTCCGTAATTTGCAGGACAAGTTGAGCGGCGAAAAGGCATCCTGGGCGGCCACCAAGGAACAAGAGGAGAAAGAGCTGGAGGAAAAGCGACAAGAGTTGGTGCGCTTACAG GAACAAATTCGGGTGGAACAGAATGATATCTCCCAACAACGCGAGCAGCTTTACCGTAAAATGGAAGTCCTGTCCAGCCAGGGCTTACTCATATCTCCGAATGTGGCTTTTCCTCCGATGGCGGGACCCACGGACGATAGTAGTAAAGACAGCTCTGAGGATAGCAGTCCGCAGTCGTCAGACACTTCATCGGCAGCTTCATCTGCAACACAGGGTAGTTCTCTTACCCACTCAGCCTCCACTGTGGACAAACGAGCTAAGGAGAGTAAATGGTGCAAAG GTACCAATCAGCCAAAGCAGCATTTGCCGCTCAACCTCATCTCCGCCACCAACCAACAGAAGGTGTCCCAGAACCTGCCTATCAAACAACAAATTCCGTTGAAACTAGTCTCTAGGCTCAGCACGGGAAGTGGTGCCGATTCGCCTAAACAAACAGGTCCGCAGCAAATTCTACCTTTGAAGCTTAGCCAGGACGAGAAAATCCGACGCACCAGCACTTCCGGTTACCAGAGACTGTCCGAGAATAGTTT